A part of Kryptolebias marmoratus isolate JLee-2015 linkage group LG8, ASM164957v2, whole genome shotgun sequence genomic DNA contains:
- the ano11 gene encoding anoctamin-7 — translation MMRKSSELQKEDREVLLDLDNRSEAQTADIYGSIGNGSFIPSRYLSVAAADEDLHGGDASVMQSNTRSNQTVSQLGNYFRDGRTKIDFVLVWEIRSRRKRRGKAKSEVVCGEGESVPAEESSRSERRKAQLAQWRDKFVQNLESAGLLMEKEETANEKKTIHFLKISAPWDVLVYYAEELSLRAPLQAQQHLDLNTSAVVLKRLCVPNMMMESVPNRPLDYYTCAFRKSKMSRFLGSEERETYFTNTQRHRIVYEILAQTVYGKRKKAEVGVERLVNEGAYTAAYPLHEGPFQLPSYEIRLDELNQRQVLYYYWARWCKWYKYQPLDHIREYFGEKIALYFAWLGFYTAWLLPAAMVGTVIFVSGVMSMGANTPAEDICNSGANYLMCPLCKTCQAWNMSDICTMAKMGYLFDHPGTVFFSVFMSFWAVTFLEYWKRKMATLAHHWDCMDFHEEEERPRPEFAAMAPTMEQNPVTGVKEPYFPEKTRLSRMFTGSMVIILMLCVVIIFLVTVVVCRGIISVMMYRTGSPVLRTEAGTIANISSSVVNLGLILLMGQVYTALAEQLTKWEMHRTQTQYDNAFTFKVFIFQFVNFYSSPFYVAFFKGRFVGYPSNYGTLFGMRNEDCGPGGCLIELAEQLFIIMVGKQLINNIQEFILPKVKAWQQKRAFANFQGGEVSHEPRRWEEDYKLVQCGGLFEEYLEMVLQFGFITIFVAAFPLAPLFALLNNWVEIRLDAHKFVCEYRRPVAERAQNIGVWFNILEALSHLSVIANAFLIAFTSDFLPRLLYQYKFDNDLRGYVNFTLAYAPLNYTDYPMCRYKAFRDNYGNYTLFYWELLAVRLGFIIAFEHVVFFVLRAIDWIVPDVPESLELKMKRERYLAKQALAENQEALLQVTRPVES, via the exons ATGATGAGAAAgagctctgagctgcagaaggAAGACAGAGAAGTCCTCCTGGACCTGGACAACAGGAGTGAAGCCCAAACGGCAGACATCTATGGCAGCATCGGGAATGGGAGCTTCATCCCATCTCGATAT CTTTCTGTTGCAGCTGCTGATGAAGATCTCCATGGCGGTGATGCCAGTGTTATGCAAAGCAATACAAGAAGCAATCAAACAGTTTCACAGCTGGGGAACTACTTCAGAGATGGGAGGACTAAAATAG ACTTTGTGCTGGTGTGGGAGATTCGATCCCGGAGGAAGCGGCGAGGGAAGGCGAAAAGTGAGGTGGTCTGTGGGGAGGGGGAATCTGTTCCcgctgaggagagcagcagaTCTGAGCGAAGGAAAGCTCAGCTGGCGCAGTGGAGAGACAAGTTTGTTCAGAATCTGGAAAGTGCTGGATTGCTCATGGAAAAG GAGGAAACAGCAAACGAGAAGAAAACGATTCACTTTCTTAAAATTAGTGCCCCCTGGGATGTTTTGGTGTATTATGCTGAAGAACTTTCCCTTAGAGCTCCACTGCAG GCCCAGCAACATCTGGACCTAAACACATCTGCTGTGGTACTAAAAAGACTATGCGTACCCAACATGATGATGGAATCAGTGCCAAACAGGCCGCTGGACTATTACACGTGTGCCTTTCGCAAGTCCAAGATGAGCAG ATTTCTTGGCTCTGAAGAGCGTGAGACAtacttcacaaacacacagagacaccgTATC gtttatgagattttagCTCAGACGGTTTACGGCAAAAGGAAGAAGGCTGAAGTTGGTGTGGAGAGGCTGGTGAACGAAGGAGCCTACACAGCAGCTTATCCTTTGCACGAG GGACCTTTTCAGCTTCCGAGTTACGAGATCCGTCTTGACGAGCTGAACCAGAGGCAGGTTCTGTACTACTACTGGGCCCGCTGGTGCAAATGGTACAAGTACCAACCACTGGACCACATCAGGGAGTACTTTGGAGAGAAGATTGCTCTCTACTTTGCATGGCTGg GTTTCTACACAGCCTGGCTGCTGCCGGCGGCGATGGTCGGAACCGTGATCTTTGTGTCTGGAGTCATGTCCATGGGGGCCAACACACCAGC GGAGGACATTTGTAACAGTGGAGCTAATTACCTGATGTGCCCGCTCTGTAAAACATGTCAGGCCTGGAACATGTCGGATATCTGCACCATGGCAAAG ATGGGATACTTGTTTGACCACCCAGGGACTGTGTTCTTCAGCGTCTTCATGTCCTTCTGGGCTGTAACTTTTCTGGAGTACTGGAAGCGAAAGATGGCAACTCTGGCTCATCACTGGGACTGCATGGACTTCCACGAGGAAGAG GAGCGTCCTCGGCCAGAGTTCGCCGCCATGGCCCCAACGATGGAGCAAAACCCTGTAACTGGCGTCAAAGAGCCCTACTTTCCAGAAAAAACAAGGCTGTCCCGTATGTTCACTGGCTCCATGGTCATTATATTGATG ctTTGTGTGGTGATAATCTTCCTGGTGACAGTAGTCGTGTGCCGTGGGATCATCAGCGTGATGATGTACCGCACTGGGAGTCCTGTGCTGCGAACAGAG GCAGGGACCATAGCCAATATCTCCAGCAGCGTCGTAAACCTGGGCCTCATCCTGCTGATGGGGCAGGTTTATACTGCCTTAGCTGAGCAGCTCACCAAATGGG agaTGCACAGAACTCAAACCCAGTACGACAACGCTTTCACCTTCAAGGTCTTCATCTTCCAGTTTGTCAACTTTTACTCGTCTCCCTTCTATGTGGCTTTCTTTAAAGGAAG GTTTGTGGGTTACCCTTCGAACTACGGGACGTTGTTTGGGATGAGAAATGAAGAT TGTGGTCCTGGTGGTTGCCTCATTGAACTGGCGGAGCAGCTTTTCATCATAATGGTGGGGAAGCAGCTCATCAACAACATCCAGGAGTTTATTTTACC TAAAGTAAAGGCCTGGCAGCAGAAGAGAGCTTTTGCCAATTTCCAGGGGGGTGAAGTATCCCATGAGCCTCGGCGCTGGGAGGAAGACTACAAGCTGGTGCAGTGCGGGGGCCTGTTTGAAGAATATCTGGAAATGG TGCTCCAGTTTGGGTTCATCACAATTTTCGTGGCAGCGTTCCCTCTCGCGCCGCTCTTCGCCCTCTTGAACAACTGGGTGGAGATCCGTCTGGACGCCCACAAGTTTGTGTGTGAGTACCGTCGGCCAGTGGCTGAGCGCGCGCAGAACATCGGTGTCTGGTTCAACATACTGGAGGccctgtctcacctgtctgtcattgCCAAC GCTTTCCTCATCGCTTTTACATCTGATTTTTTACCTCGCTTGCTCTACCAGTACAAGTTTGATAATGATCTCCGTGGATACGTCAACTTCACTTTGGCCTACGCCCCACTAAATTACACTGATTACCCCATGTGCAG atACAAAGCATTCAGAGACAACTATGGAAACTACACACTTTTCTACTGGGAGCTCCTTGCTGTCAGACTTGGTTTTATTATTGCGTTTGAG CATGTTGTGTTCTTCGTGCTGCGGGCCATTGACTGGATCGTTCCTGACGTCCCCGAGTCCCTGGAGCTGAAGATGAAGAGGGAGCGCTACCTGGCCAAGCAGGCACTGGCTGAAAACCAGGAGGCCCTGTTG CAAGTAACACGTCCTGTGGAATCATGA